A window of Hyalangium ruber contains these coding sequences:
- a CDS encoding cell wall anchor protein, translating into MKLFHQKLSRMVCAVSLFALVGCGSLEQDGSPVEVRATQQALSTVTYRSSSTATAAVSGNASLAITQPAGTTAGDVLLARIINRNNATAVATPPTGWTLLRSDQSASQIKAWVFYKVATASEPGSYTFTLDFASNLAGSISAFSGADPTNPIDTHSGQKNGNVASFDTPALTTSTANGVAVWFGSQVWAGTACPVSPIVPPTGFTEPLDTCLVSQNTGLLFDVAYKELGAAGAQAAFNGSSPYPNTNIAQVVALRAANASSSCSVGDTFATTYTTQGTVTSTAIVEPSGLATSRLTPGALYVHNEDTTAIVAISTTDASTLGTFNVSNVTPADWEDVATGPCPSGQCIYMGDIGRSSANFPTPPSTFAVYRIPEPNIGAGQTSGNLTAEAFPFQYPDTPKDAETIMVHPNTGDIYIITKSYSGASKVYKFPQPLPTPGTLSTLVFVSNLQLPTTTDTNYGAATSGNIHPCANRFLLRTYRKVYEFRAASGAAFETAFAATPVSLTDTVEGQGEAIEYDSTGTSYYTMSEAPSPFRLKRVVRQ; encoded by the coding sequence TCCGCGCCACGCAACAAGCCCTGTCCACGGTGACGTACCGGAGCAGCTCCACGGCGACGGCGGCGGTGAGTGGCAACGCCTCGCTGGCCATCACGCAGCCCGCCGGCACGACGGCGGGAGACGTGCTCCTGGCGCGCATCATCAACCGTAACAACGCGACCGCGGTGGCGACACCGCCCACGGGCTGGACGCTGCTGCGCTCGGACCAGAGCGCCTCGCAGATCAAGGCGTGGGTCTTCTACAAGGTCGCGACCGCGTCCGAGCCTGGCAGCTACACGTTCACGCTCGATTTCGCCAGCAACCTGGCCGGCAGCATCTCGGCCTTCTCCGGCGCGGACCCGACCAACCCCATCGACACGCACAGCGGCCAGAAGAACGGCAATGTCGCCAGCTTCGACACGCCCGCCCTCACCACGAGCACGGCCAACGGCGTCGCGGTGTGGTTCGGCTCGCAGGTCTGGGCCGGCACGGCCTGCCCGGTGAGCCCCATCGTCCCGCCCACAGGCTTCACCGAGCCGCTCGACACCTGCCTCGTGTCCCAGAATACCGGCCTGCTCTTCGATGTGGCCTACAAGGAACTGGGCGCCGCGGGTGCCCAGGCCGCATTCAACGGCAGCTCACCCTACCCGAACACGAACATCGCCCAGGTCGTCGCGCTCCGAGCGGCGAACGCGTCCTCCTCCTGCTCCGTGGGCGACACGTTCGCCACCACGTACACCACCCAGGGCACCGTGACGTCCACGGCCATCGTAGAGCCCTCGGGCCTCGCGACCAGCCGCCTCACCCCCGGCGCCCTCTACGTACACAACGAGGACACCACCGCCATCGTCGCCATCAGCACCACCGATGCGAGCACCCTGGGCACCTTCAACGTGTCCAATGTGACGCCCGCGGACTGGGAGGACGTCGCCACCGGGCCGTGTCCCTCGGGCCAGTGCATCTACATGGGGGACATCGGCCGCTCGAGCGCCAACTTCCCCACGCCGCCGTCCACCTTCGCCGTCTATCGCATCCCAGAGCCCAACATCGGCGCGGGCCAGACGAGCGGCAACCTCACGGCCGAGGCCTTCCCGTTCCAGTACCCGGACACGCCCAAGGACGCGGAGACCATCATGGTCCACCCCAACACGGGCGACATCTACATCATCACCAAGTCCTACTCGGGCGCGAGCAAGGTCTACAAGTTCCCGCAGCCGCTGCCGACGCCGGGCACCCTGTCCACGCTCGTCTTCGTGTCCAACCTGCAACTGCCCACCACCACGGACACCAACTACGGCGCGGCCACCTCGGGCAACATCCACCCGTGTGCCAACCGCTTCCTGCTGCGCACCTACCGCAAGGTGTATGAGTTCCGCGCTGCCTCGGGCGCGGCTTTCGAGACCGCCTTCGCCGCCACTCCCGTATCCCTGACGGACACCGTGGAAGGCCAGGGCGAAGCCATTGAGTACGACTCCACCGGCACGAGCTATTACACGATGAGCGAGGCCCCCTCGCCCTTCAGGCTCAAGCGCGTCGTCCGCCAGTAA